The following coding sequences are from one Vibrio syngnathi window:
- the ubiH gene encoding 2-octaprenyl-6-methoxyphenyl hydroxylase, translating into MAQYDVVIAGGAMAGATLALALNHLSQGSLSIAVVEPYQVDHQAHPGFDSRSIALSYGTVQILDSLHLWQSIAPVATPIKDIHVSDRGHAGMTDIYSEELAVDALGYVVELADVGRIYQQKLESEAAITMLCPESVSKVEREELQTTIELTSGQTVTTKLLVAADGAISTCCKQLNISLSEHDFEQVAVIANIVASEPHQGRAFERFTHHGPVALLPMSDNRLSLVWCLSPEQAQKVMTLNDNEFLEQLQSDFGWRLGRLEKVGKRASYPLILRHRQQNISHRFAIIGNAAQTLHPIAGQGFNLGIRDVASLAEELCTQLDDVGRYNGLVNFRKRREQDRDTTITLTSSLVHLFSNDFLTARIGRNLGLAVIDNLPPLKGPLLRHTLGLVER; encoded by the coding sequence ATGGCTCAGTATGATGTTGTAATTGCTGGTGGCGCAATGGCAGGGGCGACCTTAGCCCTTGCTCTGAATCACCTCAGTCAAGGTTCTCTATCGATCGCGGTAGTAGAGCCTTATCAGGTTGATCATCAAGCTCACCCTGGTTTTGATTCTCGTTCGATCGCTTTGTCTTATGGCACGGTGCAGATCCTTGATTCTTTGCATTTGTGGCAATCTATCGCACCGGTAGCAACCCCGATTAAAGATATCCATGTATCGGATAGAGGGCATGCCGGGATGACGGACATCTACAGTGAAGAGCTTGCTGTTGATGCGCTTGGCTATGTGGTGGAGTTGGCGGATGTGGGTCGAATCTATCAGCAGAAGCTTGAATCAGAAGCTGCAATTACGATGCTTTGCCCTGAGTCTGTCAGTAAAGTCGAACGTGAAGAGTTGCAAACGACGATTGAACTGACAAGTGGGCAAACAGTAACAACTAAGTTATTGGTTGCTGCCGATGGCGCTATCTCAACATGTTGCAAGCAACTCAATATCTCATTGAGTGAGCATGACTTTGAACAAGTTGCTGTGATTGCCAATATCGTGGCGAGCGAACCTCATCAAGGTCGCGCATTTGAGCGTTTTACTCATCATGGGCCAGTCGCTCTATTACCGATGAGTGATAACCGTTTGTCGTTGGTTTGGTGTTTGTCACCGGAGCAAGCACAAAAAGTGATGACGCTAAACGACAACGAATTTCTTGAGCAGTTGCAGAGTGACTTTGGTTGGCGACTTGGCAGACTCGAGAAGGTAGGCAAGCGTGCCAGTTACCCACTGATTCTTCGTCATCGTCAGCAAAATATCTCTCATCGATTTGCGATTATTGGTAATGCCGCTCAAACGCTTCACCCAATTGCAGGACAAGGCTTTAATCTTGGCATCCGTGATGTGGCTTCCTTGGCGGAAGAGTTGTGTACTCAGTTAGATGATGTGGGGCGTTACAATGGTCTTGTTAACTTTAGAAAGCGTAGAGAACAAGATAGAGACACGACGATTACGCTGACATCAAGCCTAGTTCATCTGTTCTCAAACGATTTTTTGACCGCTCGCATTGGGCGTAATCTTGGGTTAGCCGTAATTGATAACCTTCCACCACTTAAAGGTCCACTTTTGCGTCATACGCTTGGCCTAGTAGAAAGATAA
- a CDS encoding FAD-dependent 2-octaprenylphenol hydroxylase, with product MMQSVDIAIVGGGMVGLALAAALKDSDLRIAVIEGRAPSEGLSELPDVRVSALSRSSEVILRNLGAWQGIEQRRAAPYQAMEVWEQDSFARIEFDSTRLAQPNLGHIVENRVIQLALLDQVKKQDNVSLYMPATCKTMAIGESEAWLTLDNGQALTAKLVVGADGANSWVRKQQDIPLTHWDYGHSAIVANIKTTEPHHSVARQIFTPQGPLAFLPMQPANMSSIVWSTEPNRAEKLVSMSDADFNKQLTAEFDSKLGLCEVVGERFAFPLRMRYARDFAVERVALVGDAAHTIHPLAGQGVNLGLLDAASLAQELLTLWAAGEDIGTKRNLRGYERWRKAEAAKMIASMQGFKDLFEGDNPAKKLIRGIGMKLAGQLPGAKDEIMKRALGLSGNLPDLAKRPVTHQ from the coding sequence ATGATGCAAAGTGTTGATATCGCGATTGTTGGTGGAGGCATGGTTGGCCTAGCGCTTGCTGCTGCGTTGAAAGACAGTGACCTAAGAATTGCCGTCATTGAAGGCAGGGCACCCAGTGAAGGGCTTAGCGAATTGCCTGATGTGCGTGTGTCGGCATTGAGCCGCTCTAGTGAAGTGATTCTTCGTAACTTAGGCGCATGGCAAGGTATTGAACAAAGACGTGCTGCGCCCTACCAAGCGATGGAAGTGTGGGAACAAGACAGCTTTGCTCGCATTGAATTTGACTCAACACGCTTAGCACAGCCTAACCTAGGTCATATTGTAGAAAACCGCGTAATCCAATTAGCGCTGCTTGATCAGGTTAAGAAGCAAGATAATGTCAGCCTATACATGCCTGCAACGTGTAAAACGATGGCGATTGGTGAGAGCGAAGCATGGCTAACGTTAGACAACGGCCAAGCGCTGACAGCAAAGTTAGTTGTTGGAGCTGACGGTGCAAACTCTTGGGTTCGTAAGCAGCAAGACATTCCATTAACTCATTGGGATTACGGCCACAGTGCGATTGTCGCGAACATCAAAACCACTGAGCCGCACCACAGCGTTGCTCGTCAAATATTCACACCTCAAGGCCCATTGGCGTTTCTACCAATGCAGCCAGCGAATATGAGCTCGATTGTTTGGTCTACGGAGCCTAATCGTGCCGAGAAGCTGGTATCAATGTCGGACGCGGATTTTAATAAGCAGTTAACGGCAGAGTTCGACTCAAAACTTGGTTTATGTGAAGTGGTTGGTGAGCGTTTTGCCTTCCCACTGCGCATGCGCTATGCACGTGACTTTGCTGTAGAGCGTGTCGCTTTGGTTGGTGATGCAGCTCATACGATTCACCCGTTAGCGGGGCAAGGCGTTAACCTTGGCCTATTAGATGCTGCAAGCTTAGCGCAAGAGCTGTTAACGCTTTGGGCTGCTGGCGAGGACATTGGTACCAAGCGTAACCTTCGTGGCTACGAGCGCTGGAGAAAAGCAGAGGCGGCGAAGATGATTGCTTCAATGCAGGGCTTTAAAGATCTGTTTGAAGGCGACAACCCAGCCAAGAAGCTGATTCGTGGTATCGGTATGAAGCTCGCGGGTCAATTACCGGGTGCGAAAGATGAGATCATGAAGCGAGCACTGGGTTTGTCAGGCAATCTTCCTGATCTAGCCAAGCGTCCAGTTACGCACCAATAA
- a CDS encoding DUF1107 domain-containing protein: MRLFKRYTPSMIAKHVSRLFKGRIYIYGVGKFEFDNGKLVLPDRAERRHFQTVKEINSEIMKLRCAYA, from the coding sequence ATGAGACTGTTTAAGCGCTATACACCGAGTATGATTGCTAAACATGTAAGTCGACTTTTCAAAGGACGAATCTACATTTACGGCGTAGGTAAATTTGAGTTTGATAACGGTAAACTCGTGCTGCCAGACCGAGCAGAAAGGCGTCACTTTCAAACGGTAAAAGAAATAAATAGTGAAATCATGAAACTGCGCTGCGCATACGCATGA
- a CDS encoding aminoacyl-tRNA deacylase produces METLITQWLDQQQVDYRLLVQSKPTTSIEETAQERGIDASQMVKCILLKDMGNQYALACTPGDRSIDPKKVRSVLNCRRMTCVSLADVEGITGFKAGCVGPLALKRYMPIIFDPSIQSNSTVTISSGDRMAGVALDSNDLIALCAPIVADISR; encoded by the coding sequence GTGGAAACACTGATTACACAATGGTTGGATCAACAGCAGGTGGACTATCGCCTGCTGGTACAAAGCAAGCCAACCACCAGCATTGAAGAAACCGCGCAAGAACGAGGCATTGATGCCTCTCAAATGGTGAAGTGCATCCTGCTTAAGGATATGGGAAACCAGTATGCGTTAGCCTGTACTCCAGGCGATCGCTCTATCGATCCAAAGAAAGTACGCTCGGTGCTGAATTGCCGTCGAATGACCTGCGTATCACTCGCTGATGTTGAAGGCATCACAGGCTTTAAAGCTGGATGTGTTGGGCCTCTTGCTCTAAAGAGATACATGCCGATCATTTTTGATCCTTCCATTCAGAGCAATTCGACCGTTACCATTAGCTCGGGTGATCGAATGGCTGGCGTTGCGTTGGATTCCAATGATCTTATAGCACTATGTGCACCGATCGTCGCTGACATCAGTCGATGA
- the ygfZ gene encoding tRNA-modifying protein YgfZ: MDWKNTFQPLAHTQNESLPDLMITHVSDWSAITMIGDDKKSYLQGQVTCDVVTLPNDESTLGAHCDAKGKVWSIFRLFHHNGGYALMQPRSAIEVELVEIKKYAVFSKVDIEQTSDVVIGVMGASADQYIDSISESQGKVRVISGGTAVQVSDNRWALLVTQEAAEALVSSSTAEKVSEALWQYHEILDAQPNLTKAEQNEHIPQALNLQAIGGISFSKGCYTGQETVARAKYRGMNKREMRIVSGTTSDVLSLENTIELERSVGENWRGAGRLLNVYQFADNQAIGLMVLPNNLDDDVQLRLTAQPDQTWNILPLPYNLDEE, from the coding sequence ATGGATTGGAAAAACACATTTCAGCCGCTCGCTCATACGCAAAATGAATCGCTTCCAGATCTGATGATCACACACGTGTCAGACTGGAGTGCAATCACCATGATAGGCGATGACAAAAAGTCGTACCTGCAAGGTCAAGTAACGTGCGATGTCGTCACTCTTCCTAATGATGAATCTACATTAGGCGCGCATTGTGATGCGAAAGGAAAGGTTTGGAGTATCTTTCGTTTGTTCCACCACAATGGTGGTTACGCTCTTATGCAGCCTAGATCGGCAATTGAAGTCGAGTTAGTTGAAATCAAGAAGTACGCCGTATTCTCTAAGGTTGATATCGAGCAAACGTCTGACGTTGTTATCGGTGTGATGGGCGCGTCTGCTGATCAATACATTGACTCGATTTCAGAAAGCCAAGGTAAAGTACGTGTTATCTCTGGTGGCACAGCGGTTCAAGTCTCTGACAACCGTTGGGCTCTACTTGTTACGCAAGAAGCAGCAGAAGCCTTGGTATCAAGCAGCACAGCAGAAAAAGTATCGGAAGCGCTGTGGCAGTATCATGAAATTCTTGATGCTCAGCCGAACCTAACCAAAGCAGAGCAAAACGAGCACATTCCTCAAGCACTTAACCTGCAAGCGATTGGCGGTATCAGCTTTTCAAAAGGCTGCTACACAGGTCAAGAAACGGTTGCTCGCGCTAAGTATCGTGGCATGAACAAACGTGAAATGCGCATTGTTTCAGGAACGACTTCAGATGTATTGTCTCTAGAGAATACGATTGAACTAGAGCGTAGCGTAGGTGAAAACTGGCGTGGCGCAGGCCGACTATTAAACGTCTATCAATTTGCTGATAACCAAGCGATTGGTTTGATGGTGTTGCCAAACAACCTAGATGATGATGTTCAGCTTCGATTGACTGCGCAACCTGATCAAACATGGAATATCCTGCCACTGCCTTACAACCTTGACGAAGAGTAG
- a CDS encoding succinate dehydrogenase assembly factor 2 produces MYTAEQKARIKWGCRRGMLELDVVIMPFFEECFDSLQEQEQREFVSLLECDDPDLFTWVMGHGRSENLGHASMVDKIVAHNLSKVR; encoded by the coding sequence ATGTACACTGCAGAGCAGAAAGCACGAATTAAATGGGGTTGCCGTCGTGGCATGTTGGAACTTGACGTAGTTATCATGCCATTTTTCGAAGAGTGTTTTGATTCATTGCAAGAGCAGGAACAGCGCGAGTTTGTTTCTCTATTAGAGTGTGATGACCCAGATCTGTTTACTTGGGTGATGGGACACGGGCGCAGTGAAAACCTAGGTCATGCATCAATGGTTGATAAAATTGTCGCGCATAACCTCAGCAAGGTTCGTTAG
- a CDS encoding protein YgfX, whose amino-acid sequence MHQWLIKLSRITSARFVRLQLNPSYSALFAKGTIFGCLLFFIVFSSIPLVASLYCLYLMIALFKTDAVVVNAAQGCFDYKLDGEVRLNDQPYVLKTVDKVWAQFFVKLSFECGHSVLLWRDSCDEREYRHFLANLQRAREIN is encoded by the coding sequence ATGCATCAATGGTTGATAAAATTGTCGCGCATAACCTCAGCAAGGTTCGTTAGGCTTCAGCTTAACCCTTCATATTCCGCATTATTTGCAAAAGGCACTATTTTTGGGTGCCTTTTGTTTTTCATCGTATTTTCTTCCATCCCTCTTGTTGCCAGTCTCTACTGTTTGTATCTCATGATCGCTTTATTCAAAACCGATGCGGTTGTGGTTAATGCGGCTCAAGGCTGTTTCGATTACAAGCTCGATGGGGAAGTTAGATTGAATGACCAACCTTATGTTCTCAAGACCGTCGATAAGGTTTGGGCGCAATTTTTCGTTAAGCTGAGCTTTGAATGTGGACATTCAGTTTTGTTATGGCGAGATAGTTGTGATGAGCGTGAGTATCGACATTTTCTGGCAAACTTACAACGAGCCCGCGAGATAAACTAG